The following nucleotide sequence is from Kineobactrum salinum.
GCTCTATCCGGCGCGGCGCGCGGCTGGGCTGGCACCGGCGCTGATTCTGCATCAGGAGCGCGCTTAGGACGGGTGGCGCCTTAGGGGGTGGGGGCTTCGTAGCCCGGTCAACGTGCTGGGAGGGTGCTTTCGAGACACGCCGTGAATCCGTCCATGGAGGCTCGGTTGCAGCATCCATGCTGCAAACGGTCTCGAAAGCACCCTCCCAGCACGTTGCCCTAGCCTCGGAGCGAACTATGGGTTTACGGGTTCACGGCTCTTTCGAAAGTACCCTCCCAGGATGTCGACCGGGCTACGAAGTTCAAACACATTCCGTTTAGGGCTGCCTGCTCTCGCCCCTAGCGCCGGTCCGCACCGTCGCCCGGCGCCGCCGCTGGCGCTTGTGCCACTGCCGCGAGACCCGCCAGCGCCACAGCAGGTTGACCACAAAGTAGCCCAGCGATCCAAACAAGACCCCGCAGAGCAGGCTGCCCACCAGTAGCGGGCGCCAGATCAGATCCAGACGGGCCCGGAGCCAGGCGCAGCTCAGCTCGAATTCCATCACCTGTACCGGCACATCGATCAACAGCGCGCCGACCCGGTAGGCCATGTAGAAAATCGCCGGCATCGTGACCGGATTGCTGATCCACACCAGCGCTACCGACAACGGCAGATTACAGCGCAGCAGCACCGCCGTGACCGCCGCGATCACCATCTGGCCCGGCAGTGGCAGAAACGCTACGAACAGGCCAGTGAAAAAGGCCATCGATGCCGAATAGCGATTGAGATGCCAGAGATTGGACTGGTAAATCCAGTCTCCCAGCATATGCAGGCACGGAAACTCCCGAATCCTGGCGGGGCTGGGTAACCATTGTTTCAGCGTCTTTCTGGGCATGGTTGCACTGGTCTGTTTGGATGTGGATCAGAGCCTGTTCACCCCACTAACATGGCCCCGTTGTGGCAATAACCGCGCCATTGGGCGCTGCTGGGGCAGGGAACATGGGTAACTGGCCTGGTGTATGCGCCGGATGTATCTGGCGCCGCAACCAGGGCTTCATTATGACCACTAATCCCGGGCATCTCTAGTGCGCCTTGTGCTCCTGGCCCTGGTGATGGGGGTAGTGCTGGTCAGCCAGTTGCCGTGGTTGCCCGGTCATGGCTTCGGGGTCCTGGCAGTGGTGTTGGGAGGGGCGGCTGCCTGTGCCGGCGTCGGGGACCGCGCATCGCGGCCGGACTCGCCCTGGGGCCGGCCTGGCGGTCTGTCATGGTCAGCAACTGCTGGAGCGGCGTCTGCCGGATCACTGTGAACGGCTGCCGCTGCAGGTGACCGGCACGATACACAGCCTGCCCAGGGTGAGCACGATGCCGGAGCAGGGGCAGCTACAGCGATTTGAATTCCGCGCTGACAGCATCTCGCCAGTGGATTGTGCGCCGCCGCGTACCCTGCTGCTCAATTATCGAGGCGAGGTGCGCCTGGTTCCCGGTGAGCGCTGGCGCTTCGAAGTACTGCTGCGGCGTCCCTGGGGGCTGGTGAATCCGGGTTCATTCAATATGCAGGCCTGGTACGCCCAGACCGGCATCGACGCCGTTGGCAGTGTGCGCAGCACTGCGCCAGCCCGGCGTTTGGCGAGCGCAGAGGGCCGCGCCTGGCACCATCGGCTGCGCCAGTCCCTGAGTGGACAAATCCGTGCAGCCCTCGGTGACACGCCGGAAGGAGCCGTACTGCGCGCCCTCACCGTGGCTGATCGCAGCGGCCTCGATCATCCGCTGTGGACCCTGTTCCAGCAGTTTGGTATCAGCCACCTGCTGGTCATCTCCGGCCTGCACGTTGGCCTGGTGGCAGCCTGCGGGCTTGGCCTGGGGACATTGCTGGCGCGGAGCCTGGCGCTGACCGGTTGTAACCGCTCCCTGGTTTTGTTCGCGCCGCTGCTGGCAATGGTGCTGGCCTCTGGCTACACAGCCCTGGCCGGCTTCAGTCTCGCTACCAGCCGCGCCTGGATCATGCTCAGCTGTTTCCTGCTTGCAACCCTGTGTGGCCGCCCCGGCCTGTCGTGGAACAATCTGCTGCTGGCCGCTGCCGGCTTGTTGTGCCTGAACCCGCTGGCGGCCCTGGGTGCGGGCTTCTGGCTGTCTTTCGGGTCGGTGGCCTGTCTGCTGTGGCTGTCGCTGTGGTGGCCCCGGGCAGGCCGCGCGGGTCGGTGGCTGGGCACCCATGCCTACATGTGTCTGGCGATGTTGCCGCTGGGGAGCTGGTGGTTCGGCGGCGCCAGCCAGGTCGCGGCCCTGGCCAACGCGGTGCTGGTGCCACTGACCGGTTTCTTCGTTGTTCCATTGACCCTGCTGGCAGCGACTCTCAGCGCGCTCAATGAGTCCTGGGCTGCCGGCATTTGGCGCCTGGCCGCCTGGCCGCTTCAGTTGCTGTTGCCCGGCGCCCGCCAGTTTGCCGTCGATTACCCTCACTGGCTCTACAGTGAGCTGATGCCGACAGGGCCGACAGTGTTCCTGGCCCTGGTCGTGCTGGCCCTGGTGGCGGTGCCGCTGGGCGCGCGGATCAGGGTCCTGTTGCCGCTGTTGCTGTTGCCGCTGTTGCTGCCGACGACCCTGCACCGGGTCGCCGCGCCAGGGGCCGTGCATGTTGTCGCTCTCGATGTCGGGCAGGGCACCGCCGTGCTGGTGTATGACGCCCGCAATGTACTGTTGTACGACACCGGCGGAGGCATGCCGGGCAGCCCTGATGTGGCCACTACGGTGATCCTGCCCTTCATGCGCAGTCGCGGTCTGCGCCACATCGATACCCTGGTGGTCAGCCATGGCGATGCCGACCACAGCGCCGGCCTGGACAGTCTGCTTGGCAAACTGCCGGTAGAACGACTGTTGACTGGCCCTGATGTCGAGGCCGGTAGCAGGGGTGAAAGCTGTCGTGCCGGGACGGCCTGGCAGTGGCGGGCGCCGGTACAGTTCCAGGTGCTGGCACCAGCGGTCGGCGAACAGCTGGATGCCAATGGCGGATCCTGCGTTCTGCGCGCCGGTATAGGCCGCTTCTCGCTGCTGTTGCCGGGGACATCGGCAGTGACCGGGAGCGTGAGCTGGTACGCTACTGGCAGGCGCATCTGCGCAGTGAGGTCGCTCTGG
It contains:
- a CDS encoding DNA internalization-related competence protein ComEC/Rec2 encodes the protein MPASGTAHRGRTRPGAGLAVCHGQQLLERRLPDHCERLPLQVTGTIHSLPRVSTMPEQGQLQRFEFRADSISPVDCAPPRTLLLNYRGEVRLVPGERWRFEVLLRRPWGLVNPGSFNMQAWYAQTGIDAVGSVRSTAPARRLASAEGRAWHHRLRQSLSGQIRAALGDTPEGAVLRALTVADRSGLDHPLWTLFQQFGISHLLVISGLHVGLVAACGLGLGTLLARSLALTGCNRSLVLFAPLLAMVLASGYTALAGFSLATSRAWIMLSCFLLATLCGRPGLSWNNLLLAAAGLLCLNPLAALGAGFWLSFGSVACLLWLSLWWPRAGRAGRWLGTHAYMCLAMLPLGSWWFGGASQVAALANAVLVPLTGFFVVPLTLLAATLSALNESWAAGIWRLAAWPLQLLLPGARQFAVDYPHWLYSELMPTGPTVFLALVVLALVAVPLGARIRVLLPLLLLPLLLPTTLHRVAAPGAVHVVALDVGQGTAVLVYDARNVLLYDTGGGMPGSPDVATTVILPFMRSRGLRHIDTLVVSHGDADHSAGLDSLLGKLPVERLLTGPDVEAGSRGESCRAGTAWQWRAPVQFQVLAPAVGEQLDANGGSCVLRAGIGRFSLLLPGTSAVTGSVSWYATGRRICAVRSLWRPTMAVPAHPHGPG
- a CDS encoding DUF2062 domain-containing protein; amino-acid sequence: MPRKTLKQWLPSPARIREFPCLHMLGDWIYQSNLWHLNRYSASMAFFTGLFVAFLPLPGQMVIAAVTAVLLRCNLPLSVALVWISNPVTMPAIFYMAYRVGALLIDVPVQVMEFELSCAWLRARLDLIWRPLLVGSLLCGVLFGSLGYFVVNLLWRWRVSRQWHKRQRRRRATVRTGARGESRQP